From Cronobacter turicensis z3032, the proteins below share one genomic window:
- the yhhL gene encoding Uncharacterized protein yhhL produces the protein MLINLGRLLMLGVWGFLVLNLIQPFPRPLNIFVNVALFFMIIMHILQLSLLRATQPKDAPPLSRFQQARIFIFGVFELIAWQKKQKKPR, from the coding sequence ATGCTGATTAATCTGGGGCGCCTGCTGATGCTGGGCGTGTGGGGCTTTCTGGTACTGAACCTGATCCAGCCGTTCCCGCGCCCGCTGAATATTTTCGTTAACGTGGCGCTATTTTTCATGATAATCATGCATATTCTGCAATTATCGCTGCTGCGCGCCACGCAACCCAAAGACGCCCCGCCGTTAAGCCGCTTTCAGCAGGCGCGTATTTTTATCTTCGGCGTATTTGAACTGATCGCCTGGCAGAAAAAGCAGAAGAAGCCGCGTTAA
- the yhhM gene encoding Uncharacterized protein yhhM codes for MSKPPLFFIIIIALIVAAASFRYVQQRREKTENDAAPVTQQNVVVASKREKPVNGRRSREQQVAPPAQTVRYEATFRPQDGGAEMRFRLDEAHYHQLTVGDQGQLVYQGTRFLEFVPAPAR; via the coding sequence ATGAGTAAGCCACCACTTTTTTTCATTATTATCATTGCGTTAATCGTTGCGGCCGCCTCATTTCGCTATGTGCAGCAGCGGCGCGAGAAAACAGAAAATGACGCGGCCCCGGTCACGCAGCAAAACGTGGTGGTGGCCAGCAAGCGGGAAAAACCGGTTAACGGACGGCGTTCGCGTGAGCAACAGGTGGCGCCGCCTGCGCAAACCGTGCGGTATGAGGCGACGTTTCGCCCACAAGACGGTGGGGCGGAGATGCGGTTTCGGCTGGATGAGGCCCATTATCACCAGCTGACGGTCGGCGACCAGGGCCAGCTGGTGTATCAGGGAACGCGGTTTCTGGAGTTTGTCCCCGCGCCCGCGCGTTAA
- the yhhN gene encoding Uncharacterized membrane protein yhhN, translated as MLWSFIAVFLSGWLYVDASYRGATWQRWLFKPLTLLLLLLLGWQAPLASPTGYLVLAGLVATLAGDALMLLPRQQLLYAFGAFFLSHLLYTVWFASQMTLSFFWPLPLALLVIGAALIATIWTRLGDLRWPICTYIGMTLVMVWLAGELYFFRPIDTSFSGFVGAVLLLLNAIVWLGSHYRKRFTADSAIAAACYFAGHFMIVRSLYL; from the coding sequence ATGCTTTGGTCGTTTATTGCTGTCTTTTTATCCGGTTGGCTGTATGTCGATGCGTCTTACCGCGGCGCGACCTGGCAACGGTGGCTGTTTAAGCCATTAACGCTGCTGCTGTTACTCTTGCTGGGCTGGCAGGCGCCGCTCGCGAGCCCGACGGGCTATCTGGTGCTGGCGGGCCTGGTGGCGACGCTGGCAGGCGACGCGCTCATGCTGCTGCCGCGCCAGCAGTTGCTGTACGCCTTCGGGGCGTTTTTCCTGTCGCACCTGCTCTATACCGTCTGGTTCGCCAGCCAGATGACGCTCTCCTTTTTCTGGCCGCTGCCGCTGGCGCTGCTGGTGATAGGCGCGGCGCTGATCGCGACCATCTGGACCCGCCTTGGCGATCTACGCTGGCCGATTTGCACCTATATCGGCATGACGCTGGTGATGGTCTGGCTCGCGGGGGAGCTCTATTTCTTCCGCCCGATAGACACCAGCTTCTCCGGCTTCGTCGGGGCCGTGCTGTTGTTGCTCAATGCGATCGTCTGGCTCGGCAGCCACTACCGTAAGCGCTTCACCGCAGACAGCGCCATCGCCGCCGCCTGCTATTTCGCGGGCCACTTTATGATTGTCCGCTCGCTGTACCTTTAA
- the zntA gene encoding Lead, cadmium, zinc and mercury-transporting ATPase, whose product MRKLSLPEDAMRTPSEKPHATPQFAKMTLTPAPQKPAISAAPCCESGDGETSPAIETTGALSWQVAGMDCAACARKVENAVRQVPEVRQVQVLFATEKLVVDAPASQREAIEEAVRAAGYTLRDAHAPAPAATSGLRDNLPIIVIAVFMALSWALEQFHPLAGRIAFTLTTLVGLFPVARQAWRLIRSGNPFAIETLMSVAAIGALIIGASEEAAMVLLLFLVGERLEGWAANRARSGVSALVALRPETAARLRGDARETVAISALQPGDVIEVAAGGRLPADGKLLAAAASFDESALTGESLPVERQPGEKVPAGATSVDRLVSLEVTSRPGDSAIDRILHLIEEAESKRAPIERFIDRFSRVYTPVIMAAALLTALIPPLLFAAPWLPWIYKALALLLIGCPCALVISTPAAITSGLAAATRFGALIKGGAALEALGRVEQIAFDKTGTLTAGTPQVTAIDPVDGLEADALLAYAAAVEQGSTHPLAQAVVREANARGVATLRAGAQRTLAGAGVEAQVEGRLLRISAPDKVTIALPPHWQARIREQEAQGQTVIVVTASDQLLGTLALRDTQRADARDAVEKLRALGVGSVMLTGDNPRAAAAIAGELGMDYRAGLLPADKVTAVNELNARAPLAVVGDGINDAPAMKAATIGIAMGSGTDVALEAADAALTHNRLAALPEMIALARATHRNIRQNITIALGLKAVFLVTTLLGLTGLWLAVLADTGATVLVTANALRLLRKRG is encoded by the coding sequence ATGAGAAAATTATCATTACCGGAGGACGCCATGCGCACCCCTTCTGAAAAGCCCCACGCCACGCCGCAATTCGCGAAAATGACGCTGACGCCTGCGCCGCAAAAGCCTGCCATCAGCGCAGCACCCTGCTGCGAAAGCGGCGACGGCGAAACGTCGCCTGCGATAGAAACAACAGGCGCGCTGAGCTGGCAGGTCGCCGGTATGGACTGCGCCGCCTGCGCCCGCAAAGTGGAAAATGCTGTGCGCCAGGTCCCCGAAGTTCGTCAGGTCCAGGTGCTGTTCGCAACCGAAAAACTGGTGGTGGACGCGCCCGCCTCACAGCGCGAGGCCATTGAAGAGGCGGTACGCGCCGCCGGTTATACGCTGCGCGACGCCCATGCGCCTGCTCCGGCGGCAACGTCAGGCTTGCGGGATAACCTGCCGATTATCGTTATCGCCGTCTTTATGGCGCTGAGCTGGGCGCTGGAGCAGTTCCATCCGCTGGCGGGACGCATCGCGTTTACTCTCACCACGCTGGTCGGGCTGTTTCCGGTCGCCCGTCAGGCCTGGCGTCTTATCCGCAGCGGTAACCCGTTCGCCATTGAAACGCTGATGAGCGTGGCGGCCATCGGCGCGCTGATTATCGGCGCCAGCGAAGAGGCGGCGATGGTACTGCTGCTCTTTTTGGTGGGCGAACGGCTGGAAGGATGGGCGGCGAACCGCGCGCGCAGCGGCGTCAGCGCGCTGGTGGCGTTACGCCCCGAAACGGCGGCGCGCCTGCGCGGCGACGCGCGTGAAACCGTCGCGATAAGCGCACTTCAGCCCGGCGATGTGATTGAAGTGGCCGCGGGCGGCAGGCTGCCGGCCGATGGCAAGCTGCTCGCCGCAGCGGCAAGTTTCGATGAGAGCGCGCTGACCGGCGAATCGCTGCCGGTTGAGCGCCAGCCGGGTGAAAAAGTCCCGGCAGGCGCCACCAGCGTGGATCGTCTGGTGTCGCTGGAGGTGACCTCACGCCCCGGCGACAGCGCCATTGACCGTATTCTGCATCTGATTGAAGAGGCGGAATCAAAACGCGCGCCGATTGAGCGTTTTATCGATCGCTTCAGCCGTGTTTATACCCCCGTCATTATGGCGGCGGCGCTGCTGACGGCGCTTATCCCGCCGCTGCTGTTTGCCGCTCCCTGGCTGCCGTGGATCTACAAAGCGCTGGCGCTGCTGCTGATTGGCTGTCCGTGCGCGCTGGTGATTTCCACACCTGCAGCAATCACATCGGGCCTTGCGGCCGCCACGCGTTTCGGCGCGCTGATTAAAGGCGGCGCCGCGCTGGAGGCGCTGGGGCGCGTTGAGCAGATTGCTTTCGATAAAACCGGCACGCTGACGGCGGGCACGCCGCAGGTGACGGCAATCGATCCAGTCGACGGGCTGGAGGCCGACGCGCTGCTGGCGTACGCCGCGGCCGTTGAGCAGGGCAGCACGCATCCGCTGGCCCAGGCGGTGGTGCGCGAGGCGAATGCGCGCGGCGTGGCGACGCTGCGCGCCGGTGCGCAACGCACGCTGGCGGGCGCCGGGGTTGAAGCGCAGGTGGAAGGCCGCCTGCTTCGTATCAGCGCGCCGGATAAAGTGACTATTGCGCTACCGCCACACTGGCAGGCGCGTATTCGGGAGCAGGAGGCGCAAGGCCAGACAGTGATCGTGGTGACCGCCAGCGATCAGCTTCTCGGCACGCTGGCGCTGCGCGATACGCAACGCGCCGACGCGCGCGATGCGGTGGAGAAACTCCGGGCGCTGGGCGTGGGGAGTGTCATGCTGACCGGTGATAATCCACGCGCCGCGGCCGCGATTGCCGGGGAGTTGGGTATGGACTATCGCGCCGGGCTGCTGCCTGCGGATAAGGTGACGGCGGTCAATGAGCTTAACGCCCGCGCGCCGCTGGCGGTGGTGGGCGACGGCATCAACGACGCGCCGGCGATGAAAGCCGCGACCATCGGTATTGCGATGGGCAGCGGCACCGACGTCGCGCTGGAAGCCGCCGATGCGGCGCTGACGCACAACCGGCTGGCGGCGCTGCCGGAGATGATCGCGCTTGCCCGCGCTACGCACCGCAATATTCGCCAGAACATTACGATTGCGCTGGGGTTAAAGGCCGTTTTTCTGGTGACAACGCTGCTTGGGTTGACCGGTCTGTGGCTGGCCGTGCTGGCCGATACGGGCGCGACGGTGCTGGTGACCGCCAATGCGTTAAGGCTGTTGCGTAAGCGCGGCTGA
- the ygiK gene encoding Uncharacterized protein ygiK — MDAFILLATLAVLLALGMPVAFAVGLSAIVGALWIDLPLEALMIQITSGVNKFTLLAIPFFILAGAIMAEGGIARRLVNFAYLFVGFIRGGLSLVNIVASTFFGAISGSSVADTASIGSVMIPEMEKKGYPREYAAAVTASGSVQAILIPPSHNSVIYSLAAGGTVSIATLFIAGVLPGLLLGMSLMVLCIVFARRRGYPKGERIPLKQALKIFIDALWGLITVVIILGGILTGVFTATESAAVACLWAFFVTMFIYRDYKWNELPKLMFRTVKTVTIVMILIGFAAAFGAVMTYMQLPTRITEFFTTLSDNKYVILMYLNVMLLMIGTLMDMAPIILILTPVLLPVTNQLGIDPVHFGMIMMVNLGIGLITPPVGSVLFVASAVSKQNIESVVRAMLPFYGVLLVVLAMVTYIPAISLWLPRILGMM, encoded by the coding sequence ATGGACGCATTTATCTTACTGGCCACGCTGGCCGTGCTACTGGCGTTGGGGATGCCGGTCGCTTTCGCGGTGGGCCTGAGCGCCATCGTGGGCGCGCTCTGGATAGATCTGCCGCTGGAGGCGTTAATGATCCAGATAACCAGCGGCGTCAACAAATTCACGCTGCTGGCGATCCCGTTTTTTATCCTGGCGGGCGCGATTATGGCCGAAGGCGGCATCGCCCGGCGGCTGGTTAACTTCGCCTATCTGTTCGTGGGCTTTATCCGCGGCGGGCTGTCTTTGGTCAATATTGTCGCCTCGACGTTTTTCGGCGCGATTTCCGGCTCGTCGGTGGCGGATACCGCGTCCATCGGCAGCGTGATGATCCCGGAGATGGAAAAAAAGGGATACCCGCGCGAATACGCCGCAGCGGTCACGGCGAGCGGCTCGGTGCAGGCGATTCTTATCCCGCCCAGCCATAACTCGGTTATCTATTCGCTGGCGGCGGGCGGCACCGTGTCTATCGCGACGCTGTTTATCGCGGGGGTTTTACCAGGACTGCTGCTGGGGATGAGCCTGATGGTGCTTTGCATCGTCTTCGCCCGGCGGCGCGGCTATCCGAAAGGCGAGCGGATCCCGCTGAAGCAGGCGCTGAAAATTTTCATCGATGCGCTGTGGGGGCTTATCACGGTCGTGATTATCCTGGGCGGCATTCTCACCGGCGTGTTTACGGCGACGGAGTCGGCGGCGGTCGCCTGCCTGTGGGCGTTTTTCGTGACGATGTTTATTTACCGCGATTACAAATGGAATGAGCTGCCGAAGCTGATGTTCCGCACCGTGAAAACGGTGACGATCGTGATGATCCTCATTGGGTTTGCCGCAGCGTTTGGCGCGGTGATGACCTATATGCAACTGCCGACGCGCATTACGGAATTCTTTACGACGCTGTCGGATAACAAATACGTCATCCTGATGTATCTCAACGTTATGCTGCTGATGATTGGCACGCTGATGGACATGGCGCCAATCATTTTGATCCTGACGCCGGTATTGCTGCCGGTCACCAATCAGCTCGGCATCGATCCTGTGCATTTCGGGATGATCATGATGGTGAACCTCGGGATCGGGCTGATTACGCCGCCGGTGGGCTCGGTGCTGTTTGTGGCGAGCGCCGTAAGTAAGCAGAATATCGAAAGCGTGGTGCGCGCCATGCTGCCGTTTTATGGGGTGTTGCTTGTCGTGCTGGCGATGGTGACCTACATTCCGGCCATTTCGCTCTGGCTGCCGCGGATATTAGGGATGATGTAA
- the tusA gene encoding Sulfurtransferase tusA produces the protein MTDLFANPDHTLDALGLRCPEPIMMVRKTVRQMQPGETLLIVADDPATTRDIPGFCRFMEHELVASQTETLPYRYLLRKNQ, from the coding sequence ATGACCGATCTGTTCGCCAACCCTGACCATACCCTGGACGCCCTCGGGCTGCGCTGCCCTGAGCCGATAATGATGGTGCGTAAAACCGTGCGCCAGATGCAGCCTGGCGAAACGCTGCTGATCGTGGCCGATGACCCGGCGACGACGCGCGATATCCCTGGTTTCTGCCGCTTTATGGAGCATGAGCTGGTGGCCTCGCAAACCGAAACGCTGCCGTATCGCTATTTGCTGCGTAAAAATCAGTAA
- the yhhQ gene encoding Inner membrane protein yhhQ gives MTPFTSGQRRHALVWLSLFHLLVITSSNYLVQLPVSIFGFHTTWGAFSFPFIFLATDLTVRIFGAPLARRIIFAVMVPALLVSYVISSLFYMGSWQGFGALSHFNLFVARIATASFMAYALGQILDVHVFNRLRQSPRWWLAPGASLLLGNVSDTLSFFFIAFWRSPDPFMAEHWMEIALVDYTFKVLISLVFFLPMYGVLLNMLLKKLADKSDFRVLQRG, from the coding sequence ATGACTCCCTTTACGTCTGGTCAGCGCCGCCACGCGCTCGTCTGGCTTTCGTTGTTTCATTTGCTGGTGATCACCTCCAGTAACTATCTGGTGCAGCTGCCGGTCTCCATCTTTGGTTTTCACACCACCTGGGGCGCGTTTAGCTTTCCGTTTATTTTCCTCGCCACCGATCTGACCGTGCGCATTTTTGGCGCGCCGCTGGCTCGTCGCATTATTTTCGCGGTGATGGTGCCTGCGCTGCTGGTCTCCTATGTGATCTCCTCGCTGTTTTATATGGGGAGCTGGCAAGGGTTTGGCGCGCTGTCGCACTTTAATCTGTTCGTCGCGCGCATCGCGACCGCCAGCTTTATGGCCTATGCGCTGGGGCAGATCCTCGACGTGCATGTCTTTAATCGCCTGCGTCAGAGCCCGCGCTGGTGGCTGGCGCCGGGCGCGTCCTTGCTGCTCGGCAACGTCAGCGACACGCTGTCATTCTTCTTTATCGCGTTCTGGCGCAGCCCGGACCCGTTCATGGCCGAACACTGGATGGAAATCGCGCTGGTGGATTACACCTTTAAGGTGCTTATCAGCCTGGTATTCTTCCTGCCGATGTATGGCGTGCTGCTGAATATGCTGTTGAAAAAGCTGGCGGATAAATCCGATTTCCGCGTGCTACAGCGCGGGTAA
- the dcrB gene encoding Protein dcrB, with translation MRNLVKYVGIGLLVMGLAACDNKDSNAPASAGASQSEASGQPVSLLDGKLSFSLPADMTDQSGKVGTQANNMHVYSDQTGQKAVIVIVGEKSQESLEVLAKRLEDQQRARDPQLQVVTNKAIEIKGQKMQQLDTIISAKGQTAYSSVVLGNVDDKLLTLQITLPADNQQQAQSTAENIINTIVVK, from the coding sequence ATGCGCAATCTGGTGAAATATGTCGGTATTGGCCTGCTGGTGATGGGGCTTGCCGCCTGCGACAACAAAGACAGCAACGCGCCGGCAAGCGCCGGTGCCTCACAGAGCGAAGCCTCCGGCCAGCCGGTCAGCCTGCTGGACGGTAAACTGAGCTTCTCCCTGCCGGCGGATATGACCGATCAGAGTGGTAAAGTGGGCACCCAGGCGAACAACATGCATGTCTACTCTGACCAGACCGGCCAGAAAGCCGTGATCGTCATCGTCGGCGAGAAAAGCCAGGAATCGCTGGAAGTGCTGGCGAAGCGTCTGGAAGATCAGCAGCGCGCCCGCGACCCGCAACTGCAGGTCGTGACCAATAAAGCGATTGAAATCAAAGGCCAGAAGATGCAGCAGCTCGATACCATCATCTCCGCCAAAGGCCAGACCGCTTACTCCTCCGTGGTGCTGGGCAATGTTGATGACAAACTGCTGACCCTGCAAATCACGCTGCCTGCCGATAACCAGCAGCAGGCGCAGAGCACTGCAGAGAACATCATCAACACCATCGTAGTGAAGTAA
- the yhhS gene encoding UPF0226 protein yhhS, protein MPDVCAEPALSGLRLNLKIVSIVIFNFATFLTIGLPLAVLPGYVHDVMGFSPFWAGLVISLQYIATLISRPHAGRYADLWGPKTVVIVGMFGCLLSGASYFLAWWSGGLPLASLALLCLGRVVLGFGQSCAGTGSTLWGVGVVGSTHIGKVISWNGVVTYGAMAVGAPLGALLYRLGGLPLVAGVIMGVALLGIVLALPRPAVKASKGKPLPFRAVLGKVWPFGMALALTTSGFGVIATFITLFYQAKGWDGAAFALTLFSGAFVGTRLLFPNAINRLGGINVTLLCGVVETLGLLLVGLAVDPWMAKVGTFLAGAGFSLVFPALGVVAVKAVPQSNQGAALATYTLFMDLSLGITGPAAGVLMAWAGVPAIYLAAAGLVLLAILLSAQLKKRPAP, encoded by the coding sequence ATGCCGGATGTCTGCGCCGAACCCGCGTTAAGCGGCCTGCGGCTGAACCTGAAAATCGTCTCCATTGTTATCTTCAACTTCGCTACCTTTCTGACTATCGGTCTGCCGCTCGCGGTACTGCCGGGCTATGTCCATGATGTGATGGGATTTAGCCCGTTCTGGGCGGGGCTGGTTATCAGCCTTCAGTATATCGCCACGCTGATAAGTCGTCCTCATGCCGGGCGTTACGCCGATCTCTGGGGACCGAAAACGGTGGTCATTGTCGGCATGTTCGGCTGTCTGCTGAGCGGCGCGAGCTATTTTCTGGCGTGGTGGAGCGGCGGCTTGCCGCTGGCGTCGCTGGCGCTGCTGTGTCTCGGGCGTGTGGTGCTGGGCTTCGGACAGAGCTGCGCGGGCACCGGCTCGACGCTCTGGGGCGTCGGCGTGGTCGGTTCGACGCATATCGGCAAAGTGATCTCCTGGAACGGCGTCGTCACCTACGGCGCGATGGCCGTGGGCGCGCCGCTTGGGGCGCTGCTGTACCGGCTGGGCGGCCTGCCGCTGGTGGCGGGCGTTATTATGGGCGTGGCGCTGCTCGGGATTGTATTGGCGCTGCCGCGCCCGGCAGTGAAGGCGAGTAAGGGCAAACCGCTGCCGTTTCGCGCGGTGCTCGGCAAGGTCTGGCCGTTCGGCATGGCCCTGGCGCTCACCACCTCCGGCTTTGGGGTGATCGCCACGTTTATCACGCTGTTCTATCAGGCCAAAGGCTGGGACGGCGCGGCCTTCGCCCTGACACTTTTCAGCGGCGCGTTTGTCGGCACGCGCTTGTTATTCCCGAATGCGATTAATCGGCTGGGCGGCATTAACGTGACGCTACTCTGCGGCGTGGTGGAAACGCTTGGGCTGCTGCTGGTTGGGCTGGCGGTGGATCCGTGGATGGCGAAAGTGGGGACGTTTCTCGCAGGCGCCGGGTTCTCGCTGGTGTTCCCGGCGCTCGGCGTCGTGGCCGTGAAAGCGGTGCCCCAGAGCAATCAGGGCGCGGCGCTTGCCACCTATACGCTGTTTATGGATCTGTCGCTCGGGATAACCGGGCCGGCGGCAGGCGTGCTGATGGCCTGGGCGGGCGTACCGGCGATTTATCTGGCGGCGGCGGGGCTGGTGTTGCTCGCCATTCTGTTAAGCGCGCAGTTAAAAAAACGGCCCGCCCCGTAA
- the yhhT gene encoding UPF0118 inner membrane protein yhhT: MIGPQRPQPQQDKVGLHMLQKLAALVIILAGIHAAADVIVPLLLALFLAIVLNPLVTWFMRRGFRRPVAITIVVFVMLIGLTLLLGVLAASFNEFIALMPKYNKELTRKLLHLQEMVPFMHLHLSPERMLQRMDSDKMVTFATTLMTQLSGAMASAVLLVMTVVFMLFEVRHVPYKLRFALSNPQLHIAGLHRALKGVSHYLALKTLISLWTGVIIWLGLTLLDIQFALMWGVLGFLLNYIPNIGAVLSAIPPMIQALLFNGVYEVVMVGVLFLLVHMILGNIVEPRMMGHRLGMSTMVVFLSLLFWGWLLGPVGMLLSVPLTSVCKIWMETTHGGSKIAVLLGPGRPKTRLPG, encoded by the coding sequence ATGATTGGTCCACAACGACCCCAACCCCAACAAGATAAAGTCGGCCTGCATATGCTGCAAAAGCTGGCGGCGCTGGTCATTATTCTGGCTGGCATTCACGCCGCGGCAGATGTGATTGTGCCGCTGCTGCTGGCGCTGTTTCTGGCTATAGTGCTTAACCCTCTGGTGACCTGGTTTATGCGCCGGGGCTTTCGCCGCCCTGTCGCGATAACTATCGTCGTGTTTGTGATGCTGATAGGCCTGACGTTGCTGCTGGGCGTACTGGCGGCGTCATTCAATGAATTTATCGCGTTAATGCCGAAATATAATAAGGAACTGACGCGAAAACTCCTGCATCTTCAGGAAATGGTGCCCTTCATGCACCTGCATCTTTCGCCGGAGCGTATGCTACAGCGCATGGATTCCGACAAGATGGTCACCTTCGCCACCACGCTGATGACGCAGCTCTCCGGCGCGATGGCCAGCGCCGTACTGCTGGTGATGACCGTCGTCTTCATGCTGTTTGAAGTGCGCCACGTGCCTTATAAGCTGCGCTTCGCGCTCTCTAACCCGCAACTGCACATCGCCGGGCTGCATCGCGCCTTAAAAGGCGTCAGCCACTATCTGGCGTTAAAAACGCTCATCAGCCTCTGGACCGGCGTGATCATCTGGCTCGGCCTGACGTTGCTCGACATCCAGTTCGCGCTGATGTGGGGCGTGCTTGGTTTTCTGCTCAATTACATTCCCAACATCGGCGCGGTGCTCTCGGCAATACCGCCCATGATCCAGGCGCTGCTGTTCAATGGCGTGTATGAAGTCGTCATGGTGGGGGTGTTGTTCCTGCTGGTGCATATGATCCTGGGGAATATCGTGGAGCCGCGTATGATGGGCCACCGTCTCGGGATGTCCACGATGGTGGTGTTCCTCTCTCTGCTGTTCTGGGGATGGTTACTCGGGCCGGTCGGCATGCTGCTTTCGGTGCCGCTCACCAGCGTCTGTAAAATCTGGATGGAAACCACGCACGGCGGCAGCAAAATCGCCGTCCTTCTTGGCCCCGGCCGCCCGAAAACCCGGCTACCTGGGTAG
- the acpP2 gene encoding Acyl carrier protein 2, translated as MVDQHAIYQEVSGLLVKLFEIDPADITPQARLYEDLELDSIDAVDMVVHLQKKTGKKIKPEIFKSVRTVQDVVDAVERLLSEE; from the coding sequence ATGGTTGATCAACACGCTATTTATCAGGAAGTTTCCGGCCTCCTCGTCAAATTATTCGAAATCGATCCGGCGGACATTACCCCGCAGGCCAGACTGTATGAAGACCTGGAGCTGGACAGCATTGATGCAGTGGATATGGTTGTCCATCTGCAAAAAAAGACCGGCAAAAAAATTAAGCCGGAGATTTTTAAATCCGTCCGCACCGTTCAGGATGTGGTGGACGCGGTTGAGCGTCTGCTGAGCGAAGAATAA
- the fabG gene encoding 3-oxoacyl-[acyl-carrier-protein] reductase produces the protein MSRSVLVTGASKGIGRAIARQLAADGFTIGVHYHRDEHGAQETLREIIEAGGAGRLLCFDVSQREACRETLEADMAQHGAWYGVVSNAGITRDAAFPALSDSDWDDVIHTNLDSFYNVVQPCIMPMIAARQGGRIVTVSSVSGIMGNRGQVNYSAAKAGIIGATKALAIELAKRKITVNCIAPGLIDTGMIEMEEAALKEAMSIIPMKRMGQADEVAGLASYLMSDIAGYVTRQVISINGGML, from the coding sequence ATGAGTCGTTCCGTTCTGGTTACCGGGGCCAGCAAAGGCATTGGCCGGGCGATCGCTCGTCAGCTGGCTGCCGATGGTTTTACCATCGGGGTGCATTATCACCGTGATGAACACGGCGCGCAGGAGACGCTGCGCGAGATTATCGAGGCAGGCGGCGCAGGCCGTTTGCTCTGTTTCGACGTGAGCCAGCGTGAGGCGTGCCGCGAGACGCTTGAGGCCGATATGGCGCAACACGGCGCCTGGTATGGCGTCGTCAGCAACGCGGGTATTACGCGCGACGCCGCCTTCCCGGCGCTCAGCGACAGCGACTGGGACGACGTTATCCACACCAACCTCGACAGTTTCTATAACGTGGTGCAGCCCTGCATTATGCCGATGATCGCCGCTCGTCAGGGGGGAAGGATAGTCACCGTCTCCTCTGTGTCCGGCATCATGGGCAACCGTGGACAGGTCAATTACAGCGCGGCTAAAGCGGGCATTATCGGCGCGACCAAAGCGCTGGCCATCGAGCTTGCGAAGCGCAAAATCACCGTCAACTGCATCGCGCCGGGGCTTATTGATACCGGCATGATTGAGATGGAAGAGGCTGCATTAAAAGAGGCGATGAGCATCATTCCAATGAAACGTATGGGGCAGGCGGATGAAGTCGCGGGCCTCGCCAGCTATCTGATGTCAGATATCGCAGGCTACGTTACCCGCCAGGTCATTTCCATCAATGGAGGCATGTTATGA
- the acpT gene encoding 4'-phosphopantetheinyl transferase acpT: protein MPSLSTPQAVARWLSPALRAQQPSGKRQASWLAGRVMLAWAVGTRGLPPLETDPHGKPFLPHRPELAFNLSHSDGVVALTLSDAGAVGCDIERIRPRGSWPSLARAIFSEEEQAMLSALPEEARLPAFWQCWTRREAHLKQRGGAVWELLQAPAILTPPEGVFLSDCRIEDLQIAVCACVPCKDIGKRLESLTLASL from the coding sequence ATCCCCTCGCTCAGTACCCCTCAGGCTGTTGCGCGCTGGCTGTCGCCTGCCCTGCGCGCGCAACAGCCGTCGGGCAAACGTCAGGCGAGCTGGCTTGCCGGACGAGTGATGCTGGCCTGGGCTGTCGGTACGCGCGGGCTGCCGCCGCTTGAAACAGACCCCCACGGCAAACCTTTTCTGCCGCACCGTCCGGAGCTGGCCTTTAACCTGAGCCACAGCGATGGCGTTGTGGCGCTGACTCTTAGCGATGCGGGAGCGGTGGGCTGCGATATCGAAAGGATCCGCCCGCGAGGGAGCTGGCCATCGCTGGCACGCGCGATATTCAGCGAAGAGGAACAGGCGATGTTATCCGCGCTGCCTGAGGAAGCCAGGCTGCCGGCGTTCTGGCAATGCTGGACCCGGCGTGAAGCGCATCTCAAACAGCGAGGCGGCGCAGTGTGGGAACTCTTACAGGCGCCAGCTATTCTCACGCCGCCTGAAGGCGTTTTTCTCAGTGATTGCCGCATTGAGGATCTACAGATAGCGGTTTGCGCCTGCGTGCCGTGCAAGGATATCGGCAAACGCCTCGAATCCCTGACGCTCGCCTCGCTTTAA